DNA sequence from the Stutzerimonas decontaminans genome:
TCTTGCGGCCGATGACGAACGGGCGGATGGCGTTCTCGGCGCGGTTGTTGTCGATTGGCAGGTGGCCGCCTTCGAGGTAGCGCACCAAGCGGCTCCAGTTGCTGGCCAGGTAGTTCACCGCCTTGCCCAGGGCGGTCTGTCCGGCGACCTGTGGTTGGGTCTTGTCCAGCCAGGTCTTAAGTTGGTCGATGATCGGTCGGCTGCGCTGCTGGCGGGCGGCGAGGCGCCCGCTGTCGTCGGCTTCTTTCAGATCACGCTCGATGCCGTAAAGCTTGTTGATCAGGTTCAGCACGATGTCGGCGCGCCCGGTCTTGCCCTTGGGCTGCACCTTCTGTGCTTCGACGAACTTGCGTCGCGCATGCGCCCAGCAGGCCAGGCGTTCGATGCCCTCTTGTGCGGCCACGGCGTTGTAGCCGGCATAGTCGTCAGTCATCAGGTAGCCGCGGTAGCCTGCGAGCAGGCGCAGCGGTACTTCCTGCGCACGGCTGGATGAGTAGTCGAACAGGATCACCGGTTTGTCGGGTGGCCCACCGCTTTGCACCCACATCCAGGATTGCGTGGTGGGGTCACGACCCGGCTCATGCAGTACCTGCAGCCGGGTTTCGTCGCAGTGCAGCACCGGGTAGTCGAGCAGCCGGTCGCGCATCAGGTTGATCACGGGTTGCAGCTGTTCGCCGCACTGGATTACCCAGCGCGCCAGGGTCTGGCGAGAGATGTCGATGCCGTGCCGGCTGAGCATCCTCTCGAAGCGGTACAGCGGGATGCCGTCGGCGTACTTGGTGGCCAGCAGCATCGCCAGCACGCTGGGGCTGGCCAGGCTTTTCTCGATCAGCTGGGCTGGCTTGTCGGCGGTGACCGGTGCCGCTTCGCAGGCCTTGCAGGCATAGGTCTTGCGGATATGACGGATCACCCGCACCTGCATCGGGATGATCTCCAGCTGCTCGCTGGTTTCTTCGCCGATGGCCTGCTTGCGGCAGCCGCACTCGCAGGTCAGCGCGTGCTCGGGCAGTTCGTGAATGACGTCAATACGCGGTAGCTTGGCCGGCAGCGGCTTGCGCTTGCCACGGCGCTTGAGCGGCGCCATAACCTCTTCTGCCTCAGCTCCATCACCGCCTGGCTCGTCAGTGCAAGCACCCTCTTCGACCAGCTCTTCGGCCTCGTTGAACATGGCCAACTGCGGCGAGTCGCGCATCCTCGGGGCTGCGCTCTGACTTCGGCGAGAACAGTTTGTGGCGCAGCAGAGCGACCTGTTCCTGAAGTTGACTGATTTTGTTCAGATCAGATTGACGTGCCAGCAACACTTGCGACAGCAACTGTTTGAGCGCGTCGGGATCGTCAGGAAGGGTATCGGGCACGGCAATCATGGCCGTGGATTATACCGGCTCAGGCCACGTAACGCGGCGTCAGGACTTGATGAGGGCGGTTTCGCCAGAGGTCGATGCCGTCGAGCAGCCAGTTCAATTCGTCGACCGTCAGCTCGATGGGCTCATCGCCGGCATCGGGCTTGGTCTTGAAGCGCTCGGCCTCTAGGCGTTTGAGCCACAGGCAGAAACCATTACGCTCCCAATAGAGGATCTTCACCTGGTTGCGGCTGCGATTGAGGAACACGAACAGTACCGGGTTGAACACTTCCACCTTTATATCCAACTCGACGAGTGCCGCCAGGCCGTTGATGGATTTACGAAAGTCGACAGGCTTGGGATAGAGATAGACCTTCTGCACCTTGGCGTCGGGACGCATCATGGCAGCTGCTCCTGAAAGAAATCAGGAGCGCAGCATCGTCTGGCTATCGGTTCGTTTGAAGATGGGGTTTATGGAGCGCTTACTAACCAAACTGGCGCTTGATCACCCGAAACGGGTGCTCGACCTTGGCCCGCACCTGCGCCTTGGCCTTCTCGACCTTGCGCTTGGCTTTGTAGAGCGGGCTGCTCTTGCCAAGCTTTTTGTAAGTATTGCGGCGTGCCGCGACCTGCCAGATCACCCATAGGGCGCCGTCGAGAGCACATTGACACTGCCGCGCTTCGCGCCATGAAGCTTGCCGCGACGATTGCGCTCCATGATCTTGGCGCGCTCGTATTCAGCGATCATGCCCTGCATCTGCAGCAACAGCGCCTCTTCCGGGGTCGCGCCGATGGCGTGATTGAGGAATCACGACCTCGACGCCGAACGCCGACAGTTCCTCGATGAGAAGAACCTGGTGCGCGTACTTTCGCGATAGGCGGTCCGGTGACAGCACGTAGAGACGCTCGATCAAGCCGAGTGCCGCAATCGATACGACCGGCAGTGATCTTGCGCAGCCCGCTTGCACATTGGTTGGCAACGGGGGAAGCTCATTAAGGAAACTCTGAAGAAGACTTCCTGATTTGGCAAAATGCCCAGACTCTCCACCCGCCCGAGTTTCCGATGAAACAGATCACTTTCGCCGACGCCGAGTACGCCGGTAAGCGCAAGCAGACCCGCAAGGAATTGTTCCTGATCGAGATGGATCGGGTTGTGCCATGGAAGGGTTTGATTGCCTTGATCGAGCCGCATTACCCCAAGGGCGAAGGCGGCCGACCCGCCTATCCGCTGATGGCGATGCTGCGCGTACATCTGATGCAAAACTGGTTCGGCTACAGCGATCCGGCGATGGAAGAAGCGCTGTACGAGACCACCATCCTGCGTCAGTTCGCCGGGTTGAGCTTGGAGCGCATTCCTGACGAGACCACCATCCTCAATTTCCGCCGGCTGCTGGAGAAGCATGAGTTGGCGGCCGGTATCCTTGGCATGATCAATGGCTACCTGGGAGATCGCGGCCTGTCGCTGCGCCAAGGCACCATCGTCGATGCCACGCTGATCAATGTGCCGAGTTCGACCAAGAACAAGGACGGCAAACGCGACCCGGAGATGCACCAGACCAAGAAGGGTAACCAATATTACTTCGGCAGTGCGACCCGAAAGTCGCATGGGTTTCTGTTCCGCAGGTTAACGCCCGACGGAACCGACTGTTCCACCACTCGTTCCCTACCCAGACAGGCGTGGCCGGTAACAGCCGGGTCTGAAGCTCTGGGACAATGTTACCGCCGATATTTCGGTAGGTCGAACCGCGAGGCCAGACTGAATCTGCCAGCATCAAGGCGGAGATTAGCTAGGGATGAGCGGGTACGGCTAACACAAGTGAACCTCATATAAACGTCGTCATAGTGTCGAGCCTGCTGGAAATGACCTGAACCGGGCACCGGTTGCGTGATGCAACCGGCCATTCACGATGCTCTGCGAGCGCCCAAGTCGGCGTTCGGATGCCAAGGAGCTGCACTTTCGAATCCTGGCTCAGTCCGGATGAGTGTTTTTAGAGGTGCCCCAAGAGGCTTAGGCCATCAAGACCCAGGATGGTAAAGATTTCCACAACTCGCTTCCCGGTTAATCGCAATGCTGCTCCGCTTAGGTGAGTAGCATTGCACCACAGGTCTTCTACGGTAAATTACATTCCGAGGTGACGTAGAAAGCCCGCATCACAACCAGGTGCCGCCCTGGCGTTCATCCGGCTCGTTGAGATCGCTAGCATCGAAGCCGTGGATCCAATCGAGGTGATGCACCATGGCATCATGAGATGCAAGACGTGCATCGCGCCGATCCCTCTCTTCACCCGGTGGCAAGTGCAACATATCGCCAGTGGTCACGGACGCATACACAACTTTGCGCGCCCGGCCACGACGCAGTCGCTCGTAACGTTCAAAGGTTTCTGCAATCGACGCGGAACCCGCAGCGGCAATGCAGTCAGCAAGGACCACGGCATCCTCGATCGACTGGTTGGCACCCTGTCCATGGTGCGGTACTAGGGAATGTGCAGCATCACCGAGCAGCGTTACCCGACCTTTGCTCCAGCGGCCAAGGGTCATACGATAAACCATTCCCCATCGCTGATTTACTGTCTTCAAGGTGTTCGAAGCGATCATCTCGACGAGAGCAGGATGCCAGTCCTTGAAGAGGCGTAGCTGTTCACCGTCGTCTGTAGGCGCAGTCGACTGTTTTAGTGGCCAAGTCGTCGGAGTGCGCTCTACGAGAAAGAAATTGATGTCTCCTTTTCTGTCTCCGCCGATCGGGTAGTGAAGACAGTGGCCGGACTCACCCATCCAGAATTGAATAGCGGTCGGATCAGGCATGCTCGGTATTTTATCGATTGGAACAATCCCACGAAATGCTGTGTACCCCGCGTATATGTAATCTTCATAGCCGAGCATCAAATTCCGTACGGTGGAACGCATCCCGTCAGCACCGATGACTATATCGGCTTCCGCTTTGCTGCCATCCTTAAAATGTAACACTACCTGTTCGCCAGTGTCATCGATATTTACTAGGCGTTTATTCAGGTGGATGCGTTCCATACCCACCTTGGTGGAGAGGATTCGTTGCAACTCGGCCCGGTGGATGCCGAGATATGGGCCGCCGAAAAGGTCTCGATACGCCAGCCCGCCGGCGTGCCTGCCGATTTCACGGCCAGTCTTTCCGTCCCGGTAGATCAAAGCAGAGATTTCAAACGCAGCCTCGTCAAACTCCTCGCCCAAACCCCAGTGGTTATAATAAAAACGCGTGGCATTGGCGGATAATGCGACCGCGGCACCCACCTCACGCAACTCCTCCGCTTGCTCGTATATATCAACGTCGATACCGTGGTGGCGCATCGCAATCGCAAAGGTCAAGCCACCGATGCCGCCACCGACCACAGCAATGCGGCGTATTTTATTGGTTTCTTTTTCATTCATAATTATTATCTCTTTCTTATAAGGATGGTCTGAAGTAGTCACGTATTTCTGGCTGACTTCAGCCCTGCCAATTTTAAAAGCGGCGATTCGTCTAAAAAACGATCGAATCATCCATTTTTTCTGGATTTTTAGCCGCCGCGAGCACCTCGCGCCGGCCATTTCCCACATTACAGGCGCACCTCTCCTGTATTCGCCAGTAAATGTCGGCGCGCCATCCACAGGTTCGACAGGGCGAACAGCGTCACTAACTGCGCCGTGTTCTTCACCAGCCCTCGAAAGCGAACTTTGGTGTAACCAAACTGGCGCTTGATCACCCGAAACGGGTGCTCGACCTTCGCCCGCACCTGCGCCTTGGCCTTCTCGACCTTGCGCTTGGCTTTGTAGAGCGGGCTGCTCTTGCCAAGCTTCTTGTAAGTGCTGCGGCGTGCCGCGACCTGCCAGATCACCGCCCGGCCTTCATGTTCGGAGCGCTTTTCGACGCCCGTGTAGCCGGCATCGGCGCAAACGACGTTTTCGTCGCCGTGCAGTAACTTGTCGACCTGAGTGACATCCGCCACGTTGGCTGGCGTACCGACTACGCTGTGTACCAGACCCGACTCATCATCCACTCCGATGTGGGCCTTCATGCCGAAGTAATATTGGTTACCCTTCTTGGTCTGGTGCATCTCCGGGTCGCGTTTGCCGTCCTTGTTCTTGGTCGAACTCGGCGCATTGATCAGCGTGGCATCGACGATGGTGCCTTGGCGCAGCGACAGGCCGCGATCTCCCAGGTAGCCATTGATCACGCCAAGGATACCGGCCGCCAACTCACGCTTCTCCAGCAGCCGGCGGAAATTGAGGATGGTGGTCTCGTCCGGAATGCGCTCCAGTCTCAACCCGGCGAACTGACGCAGGATGGTGGTCTCGTACAGCGCTTCCTCCATCGCCGGATCGCTGTAGCCGAACCAGTTTTGCATCAGATGTACGCGCAGCATCGCCATCAGCGGATAGGCGGGTCGGCCGCCTTCGCCCTTGGGGTAATACGGCTCGATCAAGGCAATCAAACCCTTCCATGGCACAACCCGATCCATCTCGATCAGGAACAATTCCTTGCGGGTCTGCTTGCGCTTACCGGCGTACTCGGCGTCGGCGAAGGTCATCTGCTTCATCGGAAACTCGGGCGGGTGGAGAGTCTGGGCATTTTGCCAAATCAGGAAGTCTTCTTCAGAGTTTCCTTAACAGGGGCGGTGAGTTGCAGCGTCTCATGCCGTGGCGTGAGAGCCCGCTCTGACCACGCTCCCATTAATGATGCCGTTGGGTGAAAAATAGAGAAGGCTGTTATATAAGTAAATAAGCGAATTTGTATAGATATCATCGCCGGCATGAATATTGAGGGGAAAGTATGCAGCTGCATGTGTCAAGGCCGATGTAAAACTGACCCACCTGGGCTAACGTCGCGGCCTTGTCGAGGCTGCTTATGTTGATTAGAACGAGCAGCATCCGCACAGCGCTTTGAAATATCGCTCGCCGAGGGAATTCAGGCGCTTGGCAGTAGCATCAACGGGGAGTTGGTGTCCGGTTTGGTAGGGGCAAGTCCATCGAACTGGTTGTTTGCCGGGTCGCTACGCAGCGGCAAACGAGCGGCGGCGATCATGAGCCTGATCCAGTCGGCCCGCATGAACGGACATGATCCGTATGCCTATCTCAAGGACGTGCTGACACGACTGCCTACGCAGCGGGCCAGTAAGATCGGCCAACTGCTGCCGCATCAGTGGGTACCTGCCTGAATCACGCAAGGTGAGTTCGGCGTACGCTTACGTATCGATCACCCCGGATTGTCACTCAATCCGAAAACAGCTCGAACATCAGTTGTCGCAACCAGATGTTGGCTAGGTCCTTGTGATATTTTGCGTGCCAGAACATGTTAATGGGGATTTCTGGTAGGTCGATGGGGATTGGCAGCACGCTCAAACCGAAGGGCTCTACACAGCAGTCAGCGAAGCGCTCAGGTACGGTGGCGAGTAGCTCCGTATGCTGGAGGATATGGCCGACGGCGACGAAGTGCGGAACCTCTAGGCGAATGTCCCGCCGGATGCCAGCTCGCGCCATATGGGAATCTACTTCGCCGTGGCCAGTGCTGGCGGCGATGACACGTATATGGCTGTAGGCACAGAAGCGCTCCAAGGTCAGTGGCTCTCTGGTGGCCGGGTGGTTCTTACGGCACAAGCACACGTAGCGGTTATGGAGAAGCCGACGCTGTAAGAAGCCGGCCTGTAGGTTGGGTAGCAGGCCTACGGCCAAATCTACTGTACCGTCTAGTAACGACTGTCCCAAACT
Encoded proteins:
- a CDS encoding FAD-dependent monooxygenase — protein: MWEMAGARCSRRLKIQKKWMIRSFFRRIAAFKIGRAEVSQKYVTTSDHPYKKEIIIMNEKETNKIRRIAVVGGGIGGLTFAIAMRHHGIDVDIYEQAEELREVGAAVALSANATRFYYNHWGLGEEFDEAAFEISALIYRDGKTGREIGRHAGGLAYRDLFGGPYLGIHRAELQRILSTKVGMERIHLNKRLVNIDDTGEQVVLHFKDGSKAEADIVIGADGMRSTVRNLMLGYEDYIYAGYTAFRGIVPIDKIPSMPDPTAIQFWMGESGHCLHYPIGGDRKGDINFFLVERTPTTWPLKQSTAPTDDGEQLRLFKDWHPALVEMIASNTLKTVNQRWGMVYRMTLGRWSKGRVTLLGDAAHSLVPHHGQGANQSIEDAVVLADCIAAAGSASIAETFERYERLRRGRARKVVYASVTTGDMLHLPPGEERDRRDARLASHDAMVHHLDWIHGFDASDLNEPDERQGGTWL
- the tnpB gene encoding IS66 family insertion sequence element accessory protein TnpB (TnpB, as the term is used for proteins encoded by IS66 family insertion elements, is considered an accessory protein, since TnpC, encoded by a neighboring gene, is a DDE family transposase.); this encodes MMRPDAKVQKVYLYPKPVDFRKSINGLAALVELDIKVEVFNPVLFVFLNRSRNQVKILYWERNGFCLWLKRLEAERFKTKPDAGDEPIELTVDELNWLLDGIDLWRNRPHQVLTPRYVA
- the nahR gene encoding HTH-type transcriptional activator NahR, which codes for MELHDLDLNLLVVFNQLMVDKRVSIVAQSLGLTQPAVSNALKRLRTALQDELFVRTHQGMEPTPYAAHLAEPIAHAMHSLREALHHEERFDPLTSERTFTLAMTDIGEIYFMPRLIDALTRKAPHCTISTVRGSSVSLGQSLLDGTVDLAVGLLPNLQAGFLQRRLLHNRYVCLCRKNHPATREPLTLERFCAYSHIRVIAASTGHGEVDSHMARAGIRRDIRLEVPHFVAVGHILQHTELLATVPERFADCCVEPFGLSVLPIPIDLPEIPINMFWHAKYHKDLANIWLRQLMFELFSD
- a CDS encoding IS5-like element ISAch1 family transposase produces the protein MKQMTFADAEYAGKRKQTRKELFLIEMDRVVPWKGLIALIEPYYPKGEGGRPAYPLMAMLRVHLMQNWFGYSDPAMEEALYETTILRQFAGLRLERIPDETTILNFRRLLEKRELAAGILGVINGYLGDRGLSLRQGTIVDATLINAPSSTKNKDGKRDPEMHQTKKGNQYYFGMKAHIGVDDESGLVHSVVGTPANVADVTQVDKLLHGDENVVCADAGYTGVEKRSEHEGRAVIWQVAARRSTYKKLGKSSPLYKAKRKVEKAKAQVRAKVEHPFRVIKRQFGYTKVRFRGLVKNTAQLVTLFALSNLWMARRHLLANTGEVRL
- the tnpC gene encoding IS66 family transposase, which translates into the protein MRDSPQLAMFNEAEELVEEGACTDEPGGDGAEAEEVMAPLKRRGKRKPLPAKLPRIDVIHELPEHALTCECGCRKQAIGEETSEQLEIIPMQVRVIRHIRKTYACKACEAAPVTADKPAQLIEKSLASPSVLAMLLATKYADGIPLYRFERMLSRHGIDISRQTLARWVIQCGEQLQPVINLMRDRLLDYPVLHCDETRLQVLHEPGRDPTTQSWMWVQSGGPPDKPVILFDYSSSRAQEVPLRLLAGYRGYLMTDDYAGYNAVAAQEGIERLACWAHARRKFVEAQKVQPKGKTGRADIVLNLINKLYGIERDLKEADDSGRLAARQQRSRPIIDQLKTWLDKTQPQVAGQTALGKAVNYLASNWSRLVRYLEGGHLPIDNNRAENAIRPFVIGRKNWLFSDTPKGARASAQIYSLIETAKANGQEPYAWLRHILERLPTASSVDDCEALLPWNCSPATAS